The nucleotide window GGCGGTGGTGCCGACGGACGCGGGCGATGGCAGCAGGGCGCTGCTGTGGAGTTCGCTGCATCCCACGGCGGAGTCGGGGACTTCCAAGAGCTTCATGTGCGTGCGGACGGACACGCTGGAGGAGATCGGCACGGGCAGCGCGGGGAATTTCCAATTGGACGGGCCGTTCCTGCCGCCGGTGATCGGGGATGTGACGGGCGACGGCTTTGCGGATATCGTGACGGCGTCCACGCTGGGCAAGGCTGGAAAGCAGGGCGGCTCGATCGTGGTGATTGATGGACTCACGCGCCATCCGATCGCGGTGAGCGAGCAGATCTGGACGCGCATCGAGGACGTAAAGCTGCGGGATGTGGACGGTGATGGCAGGCTGGAGATCATCGTCACAAGCTCGGACACAGAGGTGATTTCGGCCATCCGGGTTTACAAGTTCAACGCTTCCGACAAGAGCTTCACCTTTGTCTATGGGAGCGAATCGCCTGTGGATGGGAACCTCTACACCCGCACGGAAATGGCGGACGTGGATGGAGACGGCGTGGAGGAGTTCATCTCCGTGAACCGCAGCCTGGAGGGCGATTTCCCGGTTGATCCCCATTACCCGAAGCCGAGCGGCCAGCCGGAAGGCTGCTACCTGACGATCACGAAGGCACCGGGCAAATTGAAGTGGCGGAGCGCCAAGCTGGCGACGGCCAAGAGCGGCTTCACCTGCCTGGCGGTGGCGGATGTGGATGGGGATGGGAATCTGGAAGCGGTCTTCGGCGGCGGGGAGACGGGGCTTTTCGTGGTGGATCTGAGGACGCAGGTGGTGGAGCTGGCCGATCCGTCCGTGGCGGCGCGCGCGGTGGTAGCGGATGCGGCGCACCGTGGATTCCTGGTGGGCACGGCGGCGGGAAAGGTGGCGCGCTATACGTCATCCGCCCCGGACACTTACGTGGCGGGTACGATGTTCACCGTATCCGACCAGCCGGTGACGGGGCTGGTGGTGGATTCTCCGGGCGGGATGTGGATCACATCCGGAGGACGCTTCCAGTACTGGGCGGATAGTAGTTCGCCCGCATGGTCCGCGGAGACGCGCCTGTCCCATGTGGATGGTCCGCCGGCGCTGGTGTGGAATGGCAGGAGCCTGGAGGCGTATCTGGGCTACGGGTATGGCATCTCCGCCTTCGAGGTGGACGCGGACGCGACCGACATCCGGCCGCACGTGGCGATCTCCCTGGCGGGGGCCTTGGCGGAGGGCGGCGCGGAGGGCGCGGTGCTGAAGGTGGAGCTGGATTTTCCGACCGCGGAGCCACTGGCGGTGCCCTTCCATCTGAACGGCACGGCCGGGTATTCCGATGTGTTTCTCGCGGGAGTGGCGGCTCCGGTGACAGGGCCGCGGTCCCTGGTGATTCCCGCCGGGCAGTTGTCCGCGTATGCCACCGTGCTGGCGCAGGAGGATGCGCTGGGCGAGGGCACGGAGACCTTTGGCGTGATGCTGGAGGGTTCCGACATCTATGGAGTCGTGCCGCCGGGCAAGGCGTCCCTGCCGATCGCGGACAATGATCCGGTGGTGACGATCTCCCCCCTTCTGCCCACGGTGCTGGAGACCTGGGCCCGGGATGCCGCTCCGGCGGGCTGGGTGCTGACGCGCACGGGCGATCTGACAAAGCCGCAGAAGGTGATGGTGGAGATCGGCGGCACGGCCACGAGTGGCAAGGACTATCGGAAGCTGGCGACCCTTCACACGATCCCGGCGCGCAAGAGCAGCCTGACGATTCCTTTCAATCCGCTCGGCGATGCGATCGTGGAACTGCCGGAGACGGTGACGATGACGGTGCTGCCCGGCGTGGGCTTCGGCGTGCCGCCGGCGCAGGGCATCGGAACGATCCAACTACTGGATGTCTCGTCGTTCGTCTCGCTGGATGCGCCGCGCACGGTGCCCTCCGGCGTGGAGGTGACCTTCCGCCGCTACAGCGGGGTGATCAAGCCGCTGACGGTGGCTTTCATCGAAACGAAGGTGACG belongs to Luteolibacter ambystomatis and includes:
- a CDS encoding FG-GAP repeat domain-containing protein; its protein translation is MLRPILLSSLASISTLTAVHASPPRWEVPVSDSGYSTWGFTQFRGRMGAAGMFTLDTGNGPEIHVSATLETNGTAPDAANLGQFWYVMGWDPETHQLETRHVTTPSAAEGGAVPPYAAGPYEHFTGFQAAQVAGDETPEVLTCSLHGTVTVYDARTRVIVRTYALHPQGPVACFRAVDLTGDGVPEFITSSTGLLTVHDVAGTLLWSTADVSGGTFVVGQVDDDAAPEIIMPSGQVVDTVTHQTTAVVQPGHWDLVAVVDLNGDGIDELVGPVHGTTALEALDARHPSSPLWSQNMPGGTMTKLLVENIDDDPARELVVTSSTGPGLSVYRVDATGCEVKWRYPLTTGADISGLAVVPTDAGDGSRALLWSSLHPTAESGTSKSFMCVRTDTLEEIGTGSAGNFQLDGPFLPPVIGDVTGDGFADIVTASTLGKAGKQGGSIVVIDGLTRHPIAVSEQIWTRIEDVKLRDVDGDGRLEIIVTSSDTEVISAIRVYKFNASDKSFTFVYGSESPVDGNLYTRTEMADVDGDGVEEFISVNRSLEGDFPVDPHYPKPSGQPEGCYLTITKAPGKLKWRSAKLATAKSGFTCLAVADVDGDGNLEAVFGGGETGLFVVDLRTQVVELADPSVAARAVVADAAHRGFLVGTAAGKVARYTSSAPDTYVAGTMFTVSDQPVTGLVVDSPGGMWITSGGRFQYWADSSSPAWSAETRLSHVDGPPALVWNGRSLEAYLGYGYGISAFEVDADATDIRPHVAISLAGALAEGGAEGAVLKVELDFPTAEPLAVPFHLNGTAGYSDVFLAGVAAPVTGPRSLVIPAGQLSAYATVLAQEDALGEGTETFGVMLEGSDIYGVVPPGKASLPIADNDPVVTISPLLPTVLETWARDAAPAGWVLTRTGDLTKPQKVMVEIGGTATSGKDYRKLATLHTIPARKSSLTIPFNPLGDAIVELPETVTMTVLPGVGFGVPPAQGIGTIQLLDVSSFVSLDAPRTVPSGVEVTFRRYSGVIKPLTVAFIETKVTNGRPVQSRRRVTFREDRDTVVYSVRAGTKPFSGGITLVPDASYTSGGTTSVVFEVGR